The genome window AAAGGTAAGGCTTGTTtagcaaaataacacacatatggGATTATACAGTATAGAATATAACATCTTCAACCCAATATAGCTGAAATGCATAAtgcaaaaaatgaattatttactgCTTATTTAAGACTACATAGTACAATATCTGGACATGATGGTCATTTTTGAAGCCGTAACTTGTTACAATTGCCTGAGATATTTATTTCGTGGCCGTCAGTCTCTACAGATAAGAGTCCACAAAGAAATCCTCCCTTTTGTCTTCAGGCGTATTGTCAGATTTTGTGAGTCATACATCAATAATCCCAGCAGTAATTTTAAAGTACGTACATTTTCTGAAAAAGTGGCTCCATCAAAGCGATCCTGTCAGGCCTCTATCAACGTTATTAACGCTGACACAATAATTGGTTGTGAACTCAACATGACTCACTTGAGCAACTGATATTTAAATGTGCAGCAGTTGAAAAGCCACCGCTTCAGTCAGAAATACTGCAAACGTCTAAGACACGAGTAGATGCTGTTAATCAAACCCATGTGCATTCTTGCTTCacgttataaaaaaaaaacataaattcaaTTTAAAGCGTTTAAACACTTACACATTTCTCCAAGGCCAGCAGGCCGAGTGTGAGCAGAAGAAGCCCCGCTACGGTAAAGATGATCAGGAGCAGAAGAGGGTAACTGGCTGAGCACCGGCAGGACCCTCCTGcaccaaagacacacacacacatggaggcgCATTTCAATCTGCACGGAGCTACTCGGGGTTTAACCACAGCAGAGTGTATCGCGAGGTGTCTCAACCACGTACCTGCGCCTTCAACCAACAAGAACACCGTCGGAGCACCGAGGACCATCTGCTCAGAGCGGTTCCCCCGTCCGTAGCTCAGCTCCCACACGTAGAGGCCCGTGTCACTGGGCTGCAAAAGGGCCACGGTCACGTTGACCTGCCGGCTGTCCAGGCCTCCGGCGAGCCTGAGGCGGCCCACGTGTTCCGCGTTGAGCCtcgggccgccgccgccctcggcCATGGACAGCAGGGTGGTCTGGCTGCGGGCGCCGCGGTGGTACAGGTGGAGGCCGGTGGGAGCGCCGCGCTGCAGCTGAGGGGAGCAGGAGAGCTCCAGGGACTGGCCGTCCGTCTGCTGACGAAAGATCAACTCCGCACAGGCTGCagttaaagaaaatacacagtTAACGTCAGTCTTTAGCCTGAAATATCCCAACTACTATTGGGTGGGTTGCTATGATGTCTTGCATTGGTCCCCTGATCGGCAGATGTTTTCCTCTGGCGCACCACTAGTCGGCCACAGGGGACGAACCCAGAACCTTCTGTTTTAACAGCTCTACCACCACTGTTATATTTGTTAAATACTGGCACAACCAAGGACAGTCCAGTGaatcattttcaaaaacaacctaaaaagATTCATCTATTTAAATGTTAACTGCTAAAAGGCTGCTGTTGATATATTCGCAACATGATGTAACATTCGTTATGAACAACAGCACGTTGTCATTGTAATCACGCATTCATCTTTTAGCCCCAACTGTCGTTGGATTTTCTCCCAGTAGAGAAAAACCAATGAAACTGTTACACGGTAGAAGAAACGCACTGTCAGGGTGACAAAGTCACACCTGTGAGTTTTATCTTACCTTCAATGAGCTGAATGAGAAGGAGAACGCATGGCAAGCTCATCTTCATGGCCTTTGCCGTTATGAACAGACAATAAGATTTACCACGGCTCAGTCATGTCGTACTCCTCCCATTTCCTGCTCGTCTATTGTGAGACTTTGTCAACACCCACCGCTGTGTGTATTGTCCTTCACTTCAAAGCAGAAAGAGGATATCAGAGTAAGACCCGCAAGTATAAGGTTTCTAATGAACCCTTAtactcatgtttttatttttaacatatgATACTGCGAT of Gasterosteus aculeatus chromosome 11, fGasAcu3.hap1.1, whole genome shotgun sequence contains these proteins:
- the LOC120827516 gene encoding uncharacterized protein LOC120827516 encodes the protein MKMSLPCVLLLIQLIEACAELIFRQQTDGQSLELSCSPQLQRGAPTGLHLYHRGARSQTTLLSMAEGGGGPRLNAEHVGRLRLAGGLDSRQVNVTVALLQPSDTGLYVWELSYGRGNRSEQMVLGAPTVFLLVEGAGGSCRCSASYPLLLLIIFTVAGLLLLTLGLLALEKCVKSRHHHRPQPPVPIYEEMTCKQRSPVAPKNNPEAPSHLEEVNFPAYANTDIRQPQDNYYACPRQLALRA